The genomic DNA CGTGCCAGCCGAGCGTGCGATCTGCCCGCCCTTGCCCGGCTTCATCTCCACATTGTGGACGATGGTGCCGACTGGCATCTGGCCGAGCTCCATGGCGTTGCCCGGCTTTACGTCAGTCTTCTTGCCCGCGATAACCTTGTCGCCAGCGGCAAGCCGCTGCGGCGCGATGATGTAGGCCAGCTCCTCGTCCGGATACTTCACCAGCGCGATGAACGCCGTGCGGTTGGGATCATATTCCAGCCGCTCGACAGTACCTTCGACATCCCACTTGCGACGCTTGAAATCGATATGACGATAGCGCTGCTTGTGGCCGCCGGCGATGCCGCGCGACGTGACATGGCCCTTGTTGTTGCGGCCACCGCTCTTGCGCTTACCTTCAGTCAGCGCCTTAACGGGGCTGCCCTTGTGCAGGGTCGAACGATCGATCAGGACGAGCCCGCGCATCGCGGGGCTCGTCGGATTATAATGCTTGAGTGCCATCTTACTTGGCCCCCTCGGTAACGTCGATCGACTGCCCGTCCTTGAGCGTCACGATTGCCTTCTTCATGTCCGACCGGAAATAGGGCTTGCCCTTCCAGCGCTTCGTCTTGCCCTTCTGGACGATGGTGTTCACGCCAACGACGCTAACGTCGAAGATCGCTTCCACCGCCGCCTTGATCTCCGGCTTGGTGGCGCTGTTGGCCACCTTGAACACTACGGCGTTCTGCTCGGA from Sphingomonas radiodurans includes the following:
- the rplB gene encoding 50S ribosomal protein L2, producing MALKHYNPTSPAMRGLVLIDRSTLHKGSPVKALTEGKRKSGGRNNKGHVTSRGIAGGHKQRYRHIDFKRRKWDVEGTVERLEYDPNRTAFIALVKYPDEELAYIIAPQRLAAGDKVIAGKKTDVKPGNAMELGQMPVGTIVHNVEMKPGKGGQIARSAGTYVQVVGRDRGMVIVRLNSGEQRYIHSDCMATVGAVSNPDNQNQNFGKAGRTRWMGKRPLTRGVAKNPVDHPHGGGEGRTSGGRHPVTPWGKPTKGARTRHNKATDKMIIRSRHARKK
- a CDS encoding 50S ribosomal protein L23 is translated as MAKQQKAIDNRHYDVIVAPHITEKSTLLSEQNAVVFKVANSATKPEIKAAVEAIFDVSVVGVNTIVQKGKTKRWKGKPYFRSDMKKAIVTLKDGQSIDVTEGAK